A window of Lepus europaeus isolate LE1 chromosome 11, mLepTim1.pri, whole genome shotgun sequence contains these coding sequences:
- the LOC133770515 gene encoding LOW QUALITY PROTEIN: olfactory receptor 5AU1 (The sequence of the model RefSeq protein was modified relative to this genomic sequence to represent the inferred CDS: inserted 5 bases in 3 codons), with protein MPVPSCMMDGTFPLLISPAAKSQFALYKHQRIIGETNLSQGTEFELLGLTSDPQLQKLLFVVLLGMDTLVFXRNLVLLFLTHVSTTLAQPMYSLLKSLSFLGFWYSFTVIPQTLVNFLAKRKVVSYLGCMAQMFFYMFFYRGFATSECXLIAAMTYDRHAAICNPQLSPTVMSPEVCASLIVGSYRVRFLNXLIHISCIFSLDSCGAHMLTHFICDGPPTSSLLHVDTSLIIVAGYNLLSCTLTILISYFLILITILRMNSARGRFKALSTCALHLTAVGLCFGTTLFMYLCPKSSFSLTQGHTVAAIYTVVIPMLNPLIYSLRNKDMEEALKKFRASAVA; from the exons ATGCCAGTGCCTTCCTGCATGATGGATGGCACATTCCCTTTGCTGATTTCCCCAGCTGCAAAGTCTCAGTTTGCCCTTTACA AGCACCAGAGAATCATAGGAGAGACAAACCTGAGCCAAGGGACTGAGTTTGAGCTCTTGGGTCTCACCAGTGATCCCCAGCTGCAGAAGCTGCTCTTTGTGgtgttgctgggcatggacaccCTCGTCTT CAGGAACCTGGTCTTGCTCTTCCTGACCCACGTGAGCACCACCCTTGCACAGCCCATGTACTCCCTCCTGAAGAGCCTCTCCTTTTTGGGTTTCTGGTACTCCTTCACAGTCATCCCCCAGACCCTGGTGAACTTCTTGGCCAAGAGGAAGGTGGTTTCATATCTTGGCTGCATGGCTCAGATGTTCTTCTATATGTTCTTCTATAGAGGCTTTGCCACCAGTGAGT ATCTCATTGCTGCCATGACCTATGACCGCCATGCTGCTATTTGTAATCCACAGCTCTCCCCAACTGTCATGTCTCCTGAGGTCTGTGCCTCTCTGATTGTGGGCTCTTACAGAGTGAGATTTCTCAA TCTGATCCACATAAGCTGTATCTTTAGTCTAGATTCCTGTGGTGCTCATATGCTCACTCACTTCATCTGTGATGGACCTCCCACCTCATCCCTGTTGCATGTGGACACCTCGCTCATCATTGTTGCTGGTTACAACCTTTTGAGCTGCACCCTCACCATCTTGATCTCCTACTTTTTAATCCTCATCACCATCCTGAGAATGAACTCAGCCCGGGGTAGGTTCAAAGCACTTTCTACCTGTGCTTTGCATCTCACTGCTGTCGGCCTCTGCTTTGGAACAACACTTTTTATGTACCTGTGCCCCAAGTCCAGCTTCTCCCTGACCCAAGGTCACACTGTTGCTGCAATCTACACAGTGGTGATTCCAATGCTGAACCCTCTAATCTACTCTTTGAGAAACAAGGATATGGAGGAAGCCTTAAAAAaattcagggccagcgccgtggcttaa